In Pyrus communis chromosome 8, drPyrComm1.1, whole genome shotgun sequence, one genomic interval encodes:
- the LOC137743264 gene encoding protein MLP1-like: MKIPSKPRHLSPTFPPPDSDLHLHRPPTTRKKTRAPGSARLKRAGLPTGKRSRPETPLLKWKIDEGPEERQGHGERRKDQNAREEDREDGVRRKGRKGREAPLSARKLAAGLWRLQLPETGSSVPGRNGKLGFQPDVGHIGVPFLRNRNSKGYASEANDLLQSPRSTSRNGFLSKLSNSVMEGQTKWDPVCLKTSDEVRQIYSQMKLLDQQASAVSVVSVLEAELEQARARIQELEMERCSSKKKLEHFLRNVSEERVSWRSREHEKVRAFIDDMKSELNRERKSRQRTEIINSKLVNELADVKLSAKRYMQEYEKERKARELIEEVCDELAKEIGEDKAEVEALKRESMKLREEVDEERKMLQMAEVWREERVQMKLVDAKVAVEEKYSLMNKIVSDLENFLTSRSATPDVKEMREVEYLRQAAAAVNIQDVKDFFYEPPNPDDIFSVFEEVNFGEPNEREIEQCVAYSPASHGSKIRTVSPEGNGINKDWIQRHPVAFVGHNGDIEEDESGWETVSHLEDQGSSYSPDGSAPSVNKNRRESNVSESGTEWEEEVEGTPITEISEVCSVPTKQTKKVSSIARLWRSGQNNGENYKIISLEGINGRLSNGRISTRGLVSPDRGSGKGGLSPSDLVGQWNSPETGHHIRGMKGCIPLGAQKHSLKAKLLEARLDSHKVQLRHVLKQKI; the protein is encoded by the exons ATGAAGATACCCAGCAAGCCCCGGCACCTCTCGCCAACGTTCCCACCGCCGGACTCAGATCTTCACCTCCACAGACCCCCCACCACCCGCAAGAAGACCCGGGCACCCGGTTCGGCCCGGTTGAAGCGGGCCGGACTTCCGACCGGAAAGCGGAGCCGACCCGAGACGCCTTTGCTCAAGTGGAAGATTGACGAAGGCCCAGAAGAGCGCCAGGGGCACGGGGAGAGGCGAAAGGACCAAAATGCCCGTGAGGAGGACAGAGAGGACGGAGTGAGGAGAAAGGGCAGGAAGGGAAGAGAGGCCCCCTTGTCGGCCAGGAAGCTTGCCGCTGGTCTGTGGCGGCTGCAGTTACCGGAGACGGGTTCCAGTGTACCTGGACGTAATGGGAAGCTAGGGTTTCAG CCTGACGTTGGCCATATTGGGGTACCATTTCTCCGTAATCGTAACAGCAAAGGATATGCTTCTGAAGCAAATGATCTTTTACAAAGCCCTAGGTCAACCTCAAGGAATGGGTTCTTGTCCAAG TTATCCAACTCTGTCATGGAGGGGCAAACAAAATGGGATCCAGTCTGCTTGAAAACATCAGATGAGGTACGGCAAATTTACAGCCAAATGAAGCTTCTTGACCAACAAGCAAGTGCTGTATCAGTTGTATCTGTACTTGAAGCTGAGCTAGAGCAGGCACGAGCTCGCATTCAGGAGCTTGAGATGGAACGGTGTTCCTCAAAAAAGAAACTTGAGCACTTCTTAAGGAATGTCAGTGAGGAAAGAGTTTCATGGAGGAGCCGAGAGCATGAGAAAGTCCGCGCATTTATTGATGACATGAAGTCTGAATTGAACCGGGAAAGGAAGAGTCGCCAGAGAACTGAGATAATCAATTCCAAATTGGTTAATGAGCTTGCTGATGTCAAGTTATCAGCAAAGCGATACATGCAGGAGtacgagaaagaaagaaaggccAGAGAATTGATTGAAGAAGTATGTGATGAGCTTGCTAAGGAAATTGGAGAAGACAAGGCTGAAGTTGAAGCATTGAAGAGAGAATCCATGAAACTCAGAGAGGAAGTGGACGAGGAAAGGAAGATGTTGCAGATGGCAGAAGTCTGGCGTGAGGAACGTGTCCAAATGAAGCTGGTTGATGCAAAGGTGGCAGTTGAGGAGAAGTATTCTCTGATGAACAAGATTGTGTCAGATCTGGAGAATTTTCTGACGTCAAGAAGTGCAACACCAGATGTGAAGGAAATGAGAGAAGTAGAATATCTGCGACAGGCTGCTGCTGCTGTAAATATTCAAGACGTCAAGGACTTTTTTTATGAACCCCCCAATCCTGATGATATCTTTTCTGTGTTCGAAGAAGTTAATTTCGGTGAGCCTAATGAGAGGGAGATTGAGCAGTGTGTTGCTTACAGTCCTGCTAGCCATGGTTCAAAAATTCGTACTGTGAGTCCTGAAGGCAATGGAATCAATAAGGACTGGATCCAGAGACATCCAGTTGCATTTGTTGGTCATAATGGTGATATAGAAGAAGATGAGAGTGGTTGGGAAACTGTGAGCCATCTCGAGGATCAGGGCTCAAGCTATTCGCCAGACGGGAGTGCCCCATCTGTCAATAAGAATCGCCGAGAGAGTAATGTCTCAGAGAGTGGAACAGAATGGGAAGAAGaagttgagggaacaccaattacTGAAATCAGCGAGGTTTGCTCGGTGCCAACAAAGCAGACGAAGAAGGTATCATCAATAGCAAGGCTTTGGAGGTCTGGCCAAAACAATGGGGAAAACTACAAGATAATCTCGCTAGAGGGAATAAACGGTAGGCTATCGAATGGAAGGATATCCACTAGGGGTCTGGTATCCCCTGATCGGGGTTCGGGTAAAGGCGGGCTTAGCCCCTCTGATTTAGTGGGGCAGTGGAATTCTCCTGAGACGGGGCATCACATTCGGGGTATGAAAGGGTGCATTCCGCTTGGCGCCCAGAAGCATAGTTTGAAGGCAAAGCTTTTGGAGGCAAGGTTGGACAGTCATAAGGTCCAACTGCGTCATGTGCTTAAACAGAAGATCTAG
- the LOC137741752 gene encoding OVARIAN TUMOR DOMAIN-containing deubiquitinating enzyme 2-like, producing the protein MEGIVVRRVIPADNSCLFNAVGYVMDHDQKKAPELRQVIAATVASDPTKYSEAFLGKSNEEYCAWILDSEKWGGAIELSILADYYGREIAAYDIQTTRCDLYGQEKRYSERVMLIYDGLHYDALAMSPFEGAPEEFDQTIFAVHNGSIGPVEGLTLNLVKEQQSKRRYTDTANFTLRCGVCQLGLVGQKEAVEHARATGHVNFQEYR; encoded by the exons ATGGAAGGTATCGTAGTAAGAAGGGTTATTCCCGCAGACAATAGTTGCCTCTTCAATGCGGTCGG GTATGTAATGGATCATGACCAGAAAAAAGCTCCTGAATTGAGACAG GTTATAGCTGCAACGGTAGCAAGTGATCCAACTAAGTATTCCGAAGCATTTCTTGGTAAATCGAATGAAGAGTATTGTGCTTGGATTCTTGACTCAGAGAAGTGGGGAG GTGCCATAGAGCTATCTATATTAGCAGATTATTATGGACGTGAAATCGCAGCGTATGATATCCAGACTACACGTTGTGATTTGTATGGTCAG GAGAAGAGGTATTCCGAAAGGGTTATGTTGATCTATGATGGACTTCATTACGATGCTTTAGCT ATGTCTCCCTTCGAGGGAGCTCCAGAGGAGTTTGATCAGACAATATTTGCAGTCCATAACGGTTCCATTGGGCCAGTTGAGGGGCTCACTCTTAACCTTGTCAAAGAGCAACAAAG TAAGAGGAGATACACAGACACTGCCAACTTCACTTTGCGCTGTGGGGTGTGCCAACTTGGACTAGTCGGCCAGAAG GAGGCTGTGGAGCATGCACGGGCGACAGGGCATGTCAACTTTCAAGAATACAGATAA